The Sulfolobus acidocaldarius DSM 639 genome has a window encoding:
- a CDS encoding glycosyltransferase: protein MLSVVIPAYNEENRIGNTLSCLGIWFDSAEIIVVHDGKDNTPEVVKKFNGVKLLKSPNRLGKGLAIKIGIENSSVDRILLIDADLPTTRDDLEKVLSVDADLVITKRRFVNISSERYILHKGFIFLVRLLFPSLRKISDFQSGVKVVKRSKVISVADELISNDLLFDVNIIYAFKRRGYTIKEVEIQYLNDEDGSKIGKSLSKTIVLMALSLLRLRIFYSPFKKLLYYPLMVRFQRWVFNRLNS, encoded by the coding sequence ATGCTTAGTGTTGTGATACCGGCATACAATGAAGAGAATAGAATTGGCAATACGTTGTCATGCCTTGGTATATGGTTCGACTCCGCCGAGATAATTGTTGTTCATGACGGAAAAGATAATACGCCTGAGGTTGTGAAGAAGTTTAATGGGGTTAAGTTGCTTAAGAGTCCAAATAGACTGGGTAAAGGTCTTGCCATTAAGATTGGAATAGAAAATAGTTCAGTAGATAGAATACTGTTGATAGATGCAGATCTACCTACCACAAGAGATGATTTGGAAAAGGTTCTATCAGTTGATGCTGATTTAGTAATAACTAAGAGAAGATTTGTTAATATCTCCTCTGAGAGATACATACTACATAAAGGTTTCATATTTCTTGTAAGGCTTCTCTTTCCTAGTCTCAGAAAAATATCAGATTTCCAATCAGGTGTTAAAGTAGTTAAGAGAAGTAAAGTGATCAGTGTTGCAGACGAGTTAATTTCTAACGATCTATTATTTGATGTTAACATAATTTACGCGTTTAAGAGAAGAGGATATACCATAAAGGAAGTTGAAATTCAATACTTAAATGACGAGGATGGCAGCAAAATAGGAAAATCCTTGTCAAAAACTATAGTCCTTATGGCGTTATCACTTCTCAGGCTTAGAATTTTCTATTCTCCCTTCAAAAAATTACTTTACTATCCATTAATGGTAAGGTTCCAGCGTTGGGTATTTAATAGACTGAACTCCTAG
- a CDS encoding glycosyltransferase family 2 protein: protein MPKDFSVIITSYNRKQFLTSLIDSLLIYTKNYDSEIIVVKNFLDERIDSYLDSLPVINIYSKDTTLGGKLKDGISRSSGNIIFFVEDDDLFHPDKIPRVLNTFGNRASISRIDFYHNAALTFSDQIPNKIEVKNEVDVFKPSNNSRSLLNTLYHKHKAGFNVSSIVLDRNFAVESSDLLGKVKLTADTFLFFYAWEKRRNIAIDKNTLTFYRRVQQSKDTVNLEVFKMQLEDAELFEKVFTDKIIMENIQKMKVYRELLYKIMSGEKSGLSYVWRIAKDLQWIKWDWFMFLLSVINSASNKLARKIYLRMLRSNSMFS from the coding sequence ATGCCCAAAGACTTCAGTGTCATTATAACCTCATATAATAGGAAACAGTTCCTAACTAGTTTAATTGACTCCCTCCTAATTTACACCAAGAATTATGACTCCGAGATTATAGTTGTTAAAAACTTCCTTGACGAGAGGATAGATTCTTATCTTGATTCCCTGCCTGTGATTAACATTTATTCGAAGGATACGACATTGGGTGGTAAGTTAAAGGATGGCATCAGTAGGAGTAGTGGTAATATTATATTCTTTGTAGAAGACGATGACTTATTTCACCCTGACAAGATTCCAAGGGTCCTAAATACATTTGGCAATAGAGCCAGCATAAGTAGAATAGATTTTTATCATAATGCAGCATTAACTTTCTCCGACCAGATCCCCAACAAGATTGAGGTAAAGAATGAAGTAGACGTTTTTAAGCCATCTAATAATTCAAGGTCATTACTTAACACTCTTTATCATAAACATAAGGCAGGATTTAATGTAAGTTCTATAGTTCTCGACAGAAATTTTGCTGTGGAGTCATCTGATCTTCTAGGAAAAGTGAAGTTAACGGCTGACACTTTCCTTTTCTTTTATGCTTGGGAGAAAAGGAGAAATATAGCTATTGATAAAAACACCCTAACTTTTTACAGGAGAGTTCAGCAAAGTAAAGATACAGTTAACCTTGAGGTATTCAAGATGCAATTAGAGGATGCTGAGTTATTCGAAAAGGTGTTCACTGACAAAATAATTATGGAGAACATTCAAAAGATGAAAGTGTATAGAGAGTTGTTATATAAGATTATGTCAGGCGAGAAAAGTGGATTAAGTTACGTTTGGAGAATTGCTAAGGATCTTCAGTGGATTAAGTGGGACTGGTTTATGTTTCTACTTTCTGTAATTAATTCAGCATCAAACAAGTTAGCCAGGAAGATCTACCTTAGGATGTTAAGGAGTAATTCGATGTTTAGTTAA
- a CDS encoding glycosyltransferase family A protein: protein MWSIEIPVVHGKYLRNVLESIRTQTYQDFEVIVVNSGDELISDLIREYGFKEVREKVNLLNARYLAHKNSSGEKALVLDETRVLRKDTLEILSEIEHDMIIVGEAEVGNSSLWIRLAQLDKDNLINCNEPDAVKGFLLPRAFNSELLTKTFELLRDKLGDKFDKVLYPDHELIYFTSRMFSNKLHVIRDSLIFHYGDETFLSIIRKYYRYGRSLRILKGTEFQILTKTSRKKRKICKGSKLGLYTLYVVRGIPFILGYLLG from the coding sequence ATGTGGTCGATTGAGATCCCAGTTGTTCATGGGAAGTATCTAAGAAATGTGTTAGAGTCCATAAGAACCCAAACCTATCAAGACTTTGAGGTGATAGTCGTAAATTCTGGTGACGAATTGATATCAGACCTCATAAGAGAATATGGGTTTAAGGAGGTCAGGGAGAAAGTGAACTTGTTAAATGCTAGATATTTAGCCCATAAAAATTCATCAGGAGAAAAGGCTTTAGTTCTTGATGAGACTAGAGTTCTAAGGAAAGATACTTTAGAAATACTATCAGAAATAGAACACGATATGATAATCGTGGGAGAGGCTGAAGTAGGGAATTCGTCTTTGTGGATAAGATTAGCACAACTTGACAAGGATAACCTCATAAATTGTAATGAACCAGATGCAGTTAAAGGTTTTTTACTTCCCAGAGCATTTAACTCAGAACTGCTTACTAAGACATTTGAGTTGTTAAGGGATAAACTGGGGGATAAGTTTGATAAGGTGTTATATCCTGATCATGAGTTGATTTATTTTACGTCTCGAATGTTTTCCAATAAGTTACATGTTATTAGAGATTCATTGATTTTTCATTATGGCGATGAAACTTTCTTGAGCATAATTAGAAAATATTATAGGTATGGGAGGAGTTTAAGGATATTGAAAGGAACTGAGTTTCAAATTTTGACTAAGACATCTAGAAAGAAGAGGAAAATATGCAAGGGAAGTAAACTTGGACTGTATACCCTGTATGTGGTTAGAGGCATTCCATTCATATTAGGCTACTTATTAGGATGA
- a CDS encoding glycosyltransferase family 4 protein — translation MKVLVVNHRDIFHPYAGGSEVVIYEVSKRLMENGIEIHWLSENTRLEGRNEIDGIKLIHKGNKVTLHFHSLKYAKNYDVVMDSVAHAVPFFSYLVNKRTVALVHHVHQYVVDYELSKPLAYVVKKLERYLKKYKRIIAVSHSTKLDLIKLLKIDEHKIEVIHNGVDHDKFRPGEKSPEPMILWIGRLKRYKNPLHAIKIFKMLKTKAKLIIVGKGEKDIENQIIQASSSSDNIIYLGRIPEDQKIKLYQSAWVVLSTSFIEGWGMTITEANASGTPAVAYSVGSLPEIIQHGKNGFLVDYEDYTKAAEYIDYILSDENIMKKMSLDSYHASLKYDWNIAANKYYDYLKRITEND, via the coding sequence TTGAAGGTTCTCGTCGTAAATCATAGGGACATCTTCCATCCTTATGCTGGTGGCTCTGAGGTTGTAATATATGAAGTTAGTAAAAGACTAATGGAGAATGGTATAGAAATTCATTGGCTAAGTGAAAATACCCGATTGGAAGGGAGGAACGAGATTGACGGTATAAAGCTAATTCATAAAGGTAACAAAGTAACTCTTCACTTTCACTCATTAAAATACGCTAAAAATTACGATGTTGTTATGGATAGTGTAGCTCATGCTGTTCCTTTCTTTTCTTATCTAGTTAATAAGAGGACTGTAGCTTTAGTGCATCATGTACATCAATATGTAGTTGATTATGAATTATCTAAGCCTTTGGCTTACGTTGTAAAAAAGCTAGAAAGATATTTGAAGAAGTATAAAAGGATTATAGCTGTTTCACACTCAACAAAGCTTGACTTAATTAAGCTACTAAAAATAGATGAGCATAAAATAGAGGTTATTCATAATGGTGTAGATCATGACAAATTCAGACCAGGAGAGAAATCCCCTGAACCTATGATCTTATGGATAGGAAGACTGAAAAGGTATAAGAACCCATTACATGCAATTAAAATATTCAAAATGCTGAAAACTAAAGCTAAGCTTATTATTGTTGGTAAAGGCGAGAAGGACATCGAGAACCAAATAATCCAAGCTTCGTCTTCTTCTGACAATATTATCTACTTAGGGAGAATTCCAGAGGATCAAAAGATTAAGCTTTACCAGTCTGCGTGGGTCGTCCTATCTACCTCATTCATTGAGGGATGGGGTATGACTATAACAGAGGCGAATGCTTCTGGAACTCCTGCAGTAGCGTACTCTGTTGGCTCATTACCTGAGATAATACAGCATGGGAAAAACGGCTTTCTGGTAGATTATGAAGATTATACAAAGGCTGCCGAGTATATTGACTACATACTGAGTGATGAAAATATTATGAAAAAAATGTCTCTGGATAGTTACCATGCTTCCTTAAAATACGACTGGAACATTGCAGCCAATAAATACTATGACTACTTAAAGAGAATTACCGAAAACGATTAA
- a CDS encoding glycosyltransferase, producing MHYVEISLITTYLKKFDGQSRATINFAKGLSKHGVKVKIVSLGLEDGIKEELKNNDIEVISLDQPRSVYYDISLLFGSPSPFKKIANYVNDSISIVTNDEAVPVVNSIKGRIIYWSQGALMSVFLWKPFYAKKGTLKRLVSLFLVRNSHRFSDFVSKYHMLLANSNTSALVVSLFYNRVPQGVVYPPIDIDSFKYSSEKEKFALVILKRSYPTHIDLLRKIANSGIKLKVIGYKIDGAEYLGDRVDEERLRDLYSSALVTLYPVDFEYFGYIPVESMASGTPVIAFKYSGGPSESIIHDETGWLVSNEKEFYEVTLKVYERGYEEALPQKCRNRAEYFSLLTQSKRLLSYIHQSE from the coding sequence ATGCATTATGTGGAGATTAGTTTAATTACGACATACCTTAAGAAGTTTGACGGTCAAAGTAGGGCAACAATAAACTTTGCTAAAGGTTTGAGTAAGCATGGAGTAAAAGTAAAGATTGTGTCTCTTGGGCTAGAGGATGGTATTAAAGAGGAGCTTAAAAACAATGACATAGAGGTAATTAGTCTAGATCAGCCTAGAAGCGTTTATTATGATATATCTCTACTCTTTGGTTCTCCAAGCCCATTTAAGAAAATTGCCAATTATGTAAACGACTCTATTAGCATAGTTACCAATGATGAGGCGGTACCGGTGGTAAATAGTATCAAAGGACGTATTATATACTGGAGTCAGGGAGCATTAATGAGCGTGTTCCTATGGAAGCCATTTTACGCAAAAAAGGGTACTCTAAAGAGATTAGTTAGTCTTTTCTTAGTTAGAAACTCCCACAGGTTCTCAGACTTTGTATCGAAGTATCATATGTTATTGGCTAATAGTAATACAAGCGCTTTAGTTGTTTCCCTTTTCTACAACAGGGTCCCACAGGGAGTTGTATACCCACCCATAGATATTGATAGTTTTAAATATTCTTCTGAAAAAGAAAAGTTTGCATTAGTGATTTTAAAGAGATCATACCCTACTCATATAGACTTGCTGAGAAAGATTGCCAATTCTGGGATAAAGTTGAAAGTGATTGGGTATAAAATCGACGGGGCAGAATATTTAGGGGACAGAGTAGATGAAGAGAGGTTAAGAGATTTGTACTCGTCTGCATTAGTTACATTATACCCTGTTGATTTTGAGTACTTCGGATATATTCCAGTAGAGTCCATGGCGTCAGGAACTCCAGTTATTGCTTTTAAGTATTCAGGTGGTCCTTCGGAATCCATAATACATGATGAAACAGGATGGTTAGTCTCTAACGAAAAAGAGTTTTATGAGGTTACTTTAAAAGTTTATGAGAGAGGTTACGAAGAAGCCTTACCACAAAAATGTAGAAATAGAGCCGAATATTTTTCTCTATTGACGCAGTCTAAGAGACTTTTAAGTTATATACATCAATCAGAGTAA